Sequence from the Desulfatiglans sp. genome:
GCTGCGTGAGGCGCTGATCCAATTTGATAAAAGGATGCATGGGTTTTCTTCAAATGATGCACAGCTCATTGGTGTTGAGACCCGGACAAGCACCCCTGTAAGGATTCCAAGGGATAAGATTACATACATGCACCCTGGTATCAAAGGTTTTTTCCCATGCGGCGAGGGGGCGGGTTATGCAGGGGGGATAGTTTCTGCTGCAATAGATGGTGAAAACTGTGCGGAAGCAGCAATGAAGTATGTTTTGAATAATTGAGATATTGAAGGATATCAGTTCAATATAAACTTTTAGGAATATTATGCTAAGCCCTATGGTAATGCAGCACTTAAAGACGCATCCCAGTCTCAGGATCAAAAAGGTGTACCCGATCCATGTCAAAACAGAGGGTTATCTTCTCTCCTTCTCCTGCTGTTGTCCTCAGGTCAAGCTTTGCCTTTATATGCTGGCTTCCAATGGTTGCATCTATCTCCCTTTCAAAACCCAGGGGTTCAACAATATCTACCAGGGCATTTTCTATCCTTGAAAGGGATGCACCATGTTCCGTGTTCTTTTCATCAATAAAAAAATCAGGTCTTATTCCCAGTTTTACCCTTCTTCCTGACGCAGGGACAGGTATCTTTTCAACCCTGTTATTTAAAGCTATCTTCTGCCCTTCCACCTCTATAAACCCCAGATAAAGCATGGCATCAATGATATTCATTGCAGGTGCGCCTATAAAGGTAGCCACAAAGATGTTAACGGGGTTCAGGTATATCTCCATTGGGGTGCCCACCTGTTCTATGCGGCCATCCTTCATAACCACTATCCTGTCACCAAGTGTCATGGCCTCAACCTGGTCGTGTGTTACATATATACTCGTGGTCTTATATTCCCTGTGGATTCTTCTAATCTCAACCCTCATCCTGCTTCTTAACTTTGCATCCAGGTTACTCAATGGCTCATCAAACAGAAACAGGTTTGCATCCCTTACAATAACCCTTCCCATTGCAACGCGCTGTCTCTGTCCGCCTGAAAGCTGTGATGGCCTCCTGTCCAGCAGGTCTTCAAGTTCAAGCATCTTTGCAGCCTTTTTAAGCCGCCCTTCGATAATATCTTTAGCCACCTTTGCCCTTTTAAGCCCGAAAATAATATTCTCCCTCACACTCTTATGGGGATAAAGGGCGTAATTCTGGAAGACCATTGCAATATTCCTGTGGTGCGGCTCCACCATATTCACCACCCTCTCATCAATAAGCACCTCTCCCTGTGTAACCTCTTCAAGCCCGGCAATAAGCCTTAAGATAGTGCTCTTTCCGCATCCTGATGGCCCCACCATAACAACAAACTCGCCCTCACCTATCTCAAGGTTGATGTTGTGCAGAACCTCAGTCTCATCAAATTTCTTATATATCCCATTGAGCGTTACAGTGGACATGGTATCCCTTTCATTAAGTGGCGCAAGGCGCAAGGTGCATGGCTCAAGGTTTTAAGGAATGTTTTTCCCTGAGCCCTGTGCCTTGCGCCATTCTTTCATCACTCCTTCACCCCACCCTCCACAAGGTTTCCGGTGAGATGTCTCATCGCAAACATAAAACATATTACCACAGGCAAAAGCGTAAGTATGGAGGCGGACATTATCCTGTCCCATATGGCGTTCCTGGATACAAAAAGTGACTGAAGCCCAAGGGGCAGGGTGTGAAAATCAGGGAACTGCCTTAAAAAAACCGAGGCAAACAGGAATTCATTCCAGGCAATGATAAAACAGTAGATGAAGACTGTTACCATCATAGGCACGGACAGGGGCAGTATAATGCGGTATATGGACTCTAACCTTGAACAGCCATCCATGGCTGCCGCCTCTTCAATGGAATAGGGTATTGTCCTGAAATAATTTCCCAGCATGTAAAGAGAGACAGGAAGGGTCTGGATAATATATATCAGTAAAAGGCTCAGCACAGAGCCCCACACTGTAGAGGCAAGACCAGTTTTTACACCCATCTGATAAAGGGGGACGAGGAGAAGAACCCCTCCGACCATGTAAACAAAAAGAACCCCCCTTTGCATAATTTTCTGCCCTCTGTATCTCAAGCGGCTGAAGGAATATGCACCGAACATTGCCAGCACCAAAGAAACAGCAGCAGCACCGGCTGATAGAAGAAAGGAATTGATAAAGTACCTTGCAAAGGGAAAGATGTCAGCGGTAGAGCTGTACCTTTCAAGTATCTTTTGTTTCTGCTCTTCCTTAAGCAGGGGGTTATCCAGAAGCCGTTTTATGCTTTCAGGTATCTCAACCTCCTTTGTGGCAGAAAAACCGAGCAGCTCCCTGTAGGCATCCATATTTATCTTCCGGGGTATTAAAGATGGATTTCCCCAGTCAAACTGGTATTTGAGGGATGTAGATAGTATCTGGATAAAGGGGAAGAGGCAAAAGAGAAGCAGCAGGACGACTGCCCCAGCCAGCATTATATTCTGAATAAATGATCGCCTTTTGTGCATATTAGATCACCACTTCAAGACCTTTTTTACATAAAAGATTATAAGTGCAGCCAGGACAACAAACTGGACCACAGATATCGCTGCCGCATATCCCTGATCAATTATCCCGGTAAAGGCAGTATAATATGTAAAAACCGGCAAGGTCCATACATTGGGGGCAAGCAGAAACACCTCTTCAAACTTGTTCAGGTTCCATATGAGCCTGAGTATAATGAGCGTGCCCATAACAAAGTATAGCTCAGGCAGTGTTACATGAAAAAACCGTGCAACCGGGCCGCATCCATCCATTGCAGCCGCCTCATACTGATCTTTATTGATCGATTGAAGCCTTGAGATGATCAAAAGATATGAAATGGGGAAATTCTTCCAGATACTGAAAATGATTACAATACCAAGAGCGCTGCGAGGTTCCCCGATAAGATTATACCTGCTCCCGGCAATACCAAGGGTTTCTACCATCAGGTGATTATATATGCCGTTGACCGGATCAAAGAAAAACTGCCACCCGAAAACAACTGAGATGACCGGGGCAAAGTAAGGAAGGAGAATTACACCCCTTACAATGTTTCTGAAGGGAAATTTTATACTCATAACAAGGGCTACCAAAAGTCCGAGTATTGTAGTGCCGATTACTGATCCTGCGAGATAGATGACGGTTGTAACAAGTGAACTGAAAAAACCTGACTCCCTTAAGAGCCTTTCATAGTT
This genomic interval carries:
- a CDS encoding carbohydrate ABC transporter permease, which codes for MHKRRSFIQNIMLAGAVVLLLLFCLFPFIQILSTSLKYQFDWGNPSLIPRKINMDAYRELLGFSATKEVEIPESIKRLLDNPLLKEEQKQKILERYSSTADIFPFARYFINSFLLSAGAAAVSLVLAMFGAYSFSRLRYRGQKIMQRGVLFVYMVGGVLLLVPLYQMGVKTGLASTVWGSVLSLLLIYIIQTLPVSLYMLGNYFRTIPYSIEEAAAMDGCSRLESIYRIILPLSVPMMVTVFIYCFIIAWNEFLFASVFLRQFPDFHTLPLGLQSLFVSRNAIWDRIMSASILTLLPVVICFMFAMRHLTGNLVEGGVKE
- a CDS encoding sugar ABC transporter permease, which codes for MQLSLSQKESRLGLKLIAPCIGVIGILIIYPILYNIYLSFFDVRLAGENIFVGLANYERLLRESGFFSSLVTTVIYLAGSVIGTTILGLLVALVMSIKFPFRNIVRGVILLPYFAPVISVVFGWQFFFDPVNGIYNHLMVETLGIAGSRYNLIGEPRSALGIVIIFSIWKNFPISYLLIISRLQSINKDQYEAAAMDGCGPVARFFHVTLPELYFVMGTLIILRLIWNLNKFEEVFLLAPNVWTLPVFTYYTAFTGIIDQGYAAAISVVQFVVLAALIIFYVKKVLKW
- the ugpC gene encoding sn-glycerol-3-phosphate ABC transporter ATP-binding protein UgpC; this translates as MSTVTLNGIYKKFDETEVLHNINLEIGEGEFVVMVGPSGCGKSTILRLIAGLEEVTQGEVLIDERVVNMVEPHHRNIAMVFQNYALYPHKSVRENIIFGLKRAKVAKDIIEGRLKKAAKMLELEDLLDRRPSQLSGGQRQRVAMGRVIVRDANLFLFDEPLSNLDAKLRSRMRVEIRRIHREYKTTSIYVTHDQVEAMTLGDRIVVMKDGRIEQVGTPMEIYLNPVNIFVATFIGAPAMNIIDAMLYLGFIEVEGQKIALNNRVEKIPVPASGRRVKLGIRPDFFIDEKNTEHGASLSRIENALVDIVEPLGFEREIDATIGSQHIKAKLDLRTTAGEGEKITLCFDMDRVHLFDPETGMRL